TTGGTGCGATAGATCTTCATCAGGATCAGATCGGTGTAGGAGCTCACACGCATGCTTCTCCAGGCTTCGTCATAATCATGATTTTTGGCTCCCATCAGCTCCTTAGCCTTTCGCAGGTAATCGTCGTACAGGGCAAGCGCCCGGTCGGCCGTCACATCGATGCTGTCGGCATAGCCCAGTTGAAGCTGTATCAGTCCGATGATACCGTAGTTCACGATGCCGATGAATTCGGGGAAGATACCCTCCTGCACGCGACTCTCCCGCTTCACCTCCAGCGATCGGATCCTGTTGGCCTTGATAAAGATCTGGTCGGTGACCGATTCCGGGCGCAGTATACGCCAGGAAGCACCATAGTCGGTGAGCTTCTTCGAGAAGATCTCACGGCAGAGCGCCGTTACTTCATCAAACTGCTGATTGGTTGCATCCATCATCAAAGGGAATGAATCTGTGTAACGTAAAACAAATGTTGCCAACGGGAACTCATCTCCAGTTGCGTCGGACAAAGATAGTTAAAAAAAAGGTACAGGAAAACATCCTGTACCCTATTTCTCTTCGTTGGTGATGCTGCAACATCAGGAGACGCGGAGCGACTTACCCACACGAAGCACCGTTCGCGTGGAGATGCTGTTGATCTCACAGAGTTCACTCACCGACACCCCATATTTGCGGGCGATGGCACCCAGTGTATCTCCCTGTTTGATGCGGTGGTATTTCACATCGCCGGAGACATACTTGTTGGTATTGATGGTTGCCTCTTTGTAATTCGTTGTGGATGAAACAGTAACCTTGCTGCTGCGGGTCGTCTTTTTATAACTGGAGTTGGTGACCAGATACTCATCACGGTGAGGCACCTTGTTCTGAAAGTCGATGATGAAGTTGGGATTGATTGGTTTACCCAGGAAGCGTGTCTCAAAGTGAAGATGGGAGCCGAAAGAACGTCCCGTGTTTCCGGCCAGGCCGATGGGTTGTCCGGAACGGATAAAGTCGTTCTCATCTACCAGAAACTTGGAGAGATGCCCGTAAACAGTCTCCAGTCCGTTCACGTGGCGGATCACCAGGTAATAACCATATCCTCTTCTTTCATATTGCTTCACCCTTATTTTGCCGTCGAAAGCGGCATAAATGGTATCACCGGTCTGTGCTTTGATATCAATGCCATAATGATAACGGCGGCTGCCCCTTCTCCCGAAGTTGGAGGTCATGTGACCGCTTGCCGGCATGGTGAAGTTTTCAAGGTTGACAATGAAAGTGTCGGGCGCATTCTTCAAGCTGCCGTAAATATTGACACTGTTGTTTATCCACATTCCGCCGTAAATATCGTCGGCAGGAATCGCATTGGGATCAAACTCTTCCCGTCTCTCCTCAGCTTCCTCAAGTACAGACAAATCCAACTTCAGCTTCAACCCATCGGCAAACAAGCCTGGCTGATCGCTTAAATTGGAACTGTGTAATTGCTTGTGGCTAACCTCCGGTCTGCTGTTTTCGGGTGACTGGGGTACTGCTTGTGAAAAAGCATTTAAGGTGAAGAACATCAAGGTTGCAGGCAACAGGATGCGTGCGTGTGCAAAAAAATGACCTTTCTCCATTATACTGACTTACTTCTTGTTTTAATTACAAATCACTTCAACCTATCCCTACAGTTCATCATTCGCATATGTATAGGGAATAAGAAAATGCGGATAGTTGAAAATTTCACTCTCTGAAAAAAAACGGGCCAATTCACGGTCAGCTGTCTCGGGTGAATCAGATGCATGAACAATGTTCTCCTGAACACTGATGCTGTAATCCCCCCTGATTGTTCCCGGTTGGGCTTCTCTTCCGTTGGTGATGCCGGCAAGCTGCCGCACCACATTGACCACATCTACTCCCTTTAGCGCCATTGCCACCACCGGACTAGCCTGCATCGACTCTTTAATCCTGCCGAAAAAAGGCTTGTGTACCAATTGAGCATAATGTTCACGAACCATCTCGTCGGTCATACAAAGCATCTTCATCCCCACGATCTGTATCCCTTTTTTCTCGAAGCGTGCAATCACTTCTCCAAGGATACCCCTTTGAACGGCTGATGGTTTGAGGAGAACTACTGTAACCTGCATGGTTGACAAACTATTACTAAATGACCTTATAAATGTAGATTTTTTTCCTTATTTGAACTCAAAGTAAACTTTTTATTGTTTCTCTTCCAAATAATGAACATTCTTTTTTACAGTCATACGGAATCCAAAAATCAAGACTGAAAGACTATACCGCTGAATATCAATTAATTTAGTCATTATATGTTATAAAACATATGAAACTGATTTTAAACACATTAGACACTTTTTAACATTCTCTTAACAATGCAACCTATATTCGCTCCAATTTTCACAGACATCCCGCAACGAACAACGGCAAGAAGAAAGATTGAAAAAATTCAGCTATTTTAATAGAGTGACTGTAAAATGAAAGTGAAAAGATCTGAAAGAATGAACAGATTTCCTTATCTTTGCCCCAATTTAACATAATAGTGTAGAATTCAGGCATATGCCGATCATCACAAAGAGAAGAATGGAATGAATAAATACAAGCTAATCAACAACATTACAGGATGGATTGTGTTTGCCGTTGCTGCCCTGGTTTACTTGCTCACCATTGAGCCCACGGCCAGTTTCTGGGACTGCGGTGAGTTCATCACCTCTGCCTATAAGCTCGAAGTGGGTCATCCCCCCGGTGCACCATTCTTCATGCTTGTAGGGAACCTCTTCACCCAATTCGCGGGTGACCCCTCCCGTGTGGCGTTGATGATCAACAGCATGTCGGCACTGATGAGCGCTTTCACCATCCTCTTTCTTTTCTGGACCATCACCCACCTGACACGCAAGCTGCTGCTGAGCAGCGGCAGTGCGCTACTCAGCAAAGGGCAGATCGTTGCCGTCATTGGCAGCGGACTGGTGGGATCACTGGTCTACACCTTCTCCGACACCTTCTGGTTCTCGGCTGTAGAGGGTGAAGTCTATGCCTTCTCCTCCATGCTCACCGCACTGGTCTTCTGGCTGATCCTCAAGTGGGAAGACAATGCCGACAAGCCTCATTCCGACAAGTGGCTGGTGCTGATTGCATATATCATGGGGCTCTCTGTAGGAGTGCACCTGCTCAACCTGCTCTGTATCCCTGCCATCGTGTTGGTATACTACTACCGCAAGACTGAAACACCCACCTGGAAAGGAGGATTGCTCTCTCTGTTGCTATCCTTTGGCCTCATCGTGATCCTGATGTGGGGCATCATCCCGGGATTCACCAAGGTGGGAGGATGGTTCGAGCTCTTCTTCGTCAACAGCCTCGGCATGTCATACAACACCGGCGTCATTGCCTACCTGATCATATTGGTAGCAACCATTGCCTGGGGGCTGATCGAATCATCATCGGAGAGAAGATCTGACAAACGGGCACACCTTGCATTGTTCGTTACGCTTGGCCTTACCGGCATCCTCTTCATCGGCGGAAAGGCCTGGTTGTGGCTTATCCTGATTGCTACCGCTGCCTATTTCATCTTCAGGTACAAGAAGATGTCGAACCGTTTTGTCAACCTGGTGATGTCATCCATCATGGTGATCCTGGTAGGCTTCTCCGCCTATGCGCTGATCCCCATCCGCTCATCGGCCAACACCCCTCTCGATCTCAACTCACCGGAAGACATCTTCTCGCTGGGAAGATACCTGAACCGCGAACAATACGGTCAGACACCGCTGCTTCACGGCTCCACCTATGCCTCTCAAATTGCACGGAATGCCGACGGAACAGCCATCACGTCGGGTGAAAAAACATCCTATAACAGGGTGCTCAAAACATCACCCGATCAGAAAGACCAATATATAAAGAGTACATCCGGCAGTTACAAGTATACCAACAGCATGCTTTTCCCCCGTATGCACTCCAACCCCAACAACCCCTCCTTTCGCAACCATATCATCGGATACGAGCGCTGGGGAGGTGTCACCGACCGCAACAACAAACCCACCTTCGCCCAGAATATCAAGTTCCTGGTCAATTACCAGATCAACTACATGTATTGGCGCTACTTCATGTGGAACTTCGCCGGTCGCCAAAACGATATCCAGGGCGACGGTGGCATCACCACCGGCAACTGGATCACCGGGATCCCCTTCTTCGATGAACATGTGCTGGGATTGGGACCCCAGGACAATGTCGCTCCCGACATCGTCAACAACAAGGGACACAACAAATACTACATGCTGCCGCTGTTGCTGGGCATCATCGGCATCTTCTACCAGTTTCGCCTCAGGGAAAAGGGGCTCAGGAGTTTCTCCATCGTCTTTCTCCTCTTCTTCATGACCGGGCTGGCCATCATCCTCTACCTCAATCAGACTCCCTTCGAGCCGCGGGAACGTGACTACGCCTACTCCGGCTCCTTCTATGCCTTCTCCATCTGGGTCGGCATGGGGGTGGCCGGCATCAGCCTCTTCCTGCGTAAATATATCAGGAACACCGCAACGGCAGCGGCTGTTGCCACCGCAGCAACTCTCTTCGTGCCACTGCTGATGGTTTCCCAGAACTGGGACGACCATGATCGCTCGGGGCGCACGCTGGCACGCGACACCGGCATGAACTACCTCTGCGGTGTAGGGGAGAACGGCATCATCTTCACCAACGGTGACAACGACACCTACCCACTCTGGTACGTGCAGGAGACCGAGGGATACCGCACCGACGTGCGGGTCACCAACCTCAGCTTCCTACAGACCGAGTGGTACTTGGACCAGCTGCTGCGACAGGCATATGAGTCGGAACCCCTCCCCATCAAGTGGTCACAACCGGCCTATTACGGGGAGACGGGAACAGCCGCCTTCGTGCTTACCCGCCAGGAGATCGAGAATGTGCTGCGGCAGAACAACATCCCGCAGGTCTCCTTTGGCAGCTACTACGATGTGAATGCCTTCAGCGACTCCCTCTCACTGAAACAGACGATGGAGAACCTGCGCGAGGGGAGAAACAGTAAGATCAACAATCCCTTCAGCACCGGCAACACACAGATCATCCCCGGCAAGCTGCTGAAGTTGGATGTCGACAGTGCAATGGTTGACTGGGAAGCGTTGCATGCTAAACCGGGCAACAGCATGGTGATCAACCTGGGCGATAAATCGGCACTCTACCGCCAGGAGCTGATGATCCTGGAGATGCTCTCCAACATCAACGACGAGCAGTGGCAACGGCCCATTCACTTTGCCACCACCATCACCCCCAGCCTCTTCATGAACCTGCAGGACAGCAACTTCTCCCTCAACGGACTCACCTACCAGGTGGTGCCCGGCACTCCGCTCAGCGGGGGGGTCAACACGGCCGCCGCCTACGACAACATGATGAACAAGTTCCGCTTCGGGGGACTGGAGGAGAATCCCGACCTCTACCTCGACGAAACCAACCGGCGTATGATCTCCACCTTCCGCCTCTACTTCACACAGCTGGTCAATGCCCTGCTCGATGAGGGCGAGAACGAGAAGGCTCTGGCAGCCATCGACAAGGCAAACCGGGTGATGCCCTCCTCGGCAGTACCCTACGGCACCGACGGACTGCTCTTCGCACGCGCCTACTACCGCCTTGGCGAGCAGGAGAAGGCAGAGGAGATGATCAACGAAATACGGAATCGCATCAACGGCAACCTCGACTGGTTTGCACGTTTGAAACCTCTGCAGATCTCCAACACGCTCTCCGACATCATCTACAACAACATCAATCCCTCCCTGCTGATTGCAGGCATCTACCAGCAGTACGACAGGGAGATGTATCAGGTGATGGTCGACGACTTGCTGCAGCGGGCTCAGTTCTTCTACACACAGGGCATCAGCTACGTGGGCGACATAATCCTGCGTGAGGTCACCGACAGCTCCGTGAGAGGATTCTATGCTGTGCCTTCTGGCGACACCATCACCCGCTCTCTTGAGGAAGAGACGATGCAGAAAGCACTCAACATGATGCAGCAATACAGCCCCCGTCTTCTGGAACAGTACAGCGGGAAATCGGAATAAAAAATCAAATAAATGGGACCGGAGCGTTGCTCAATCACTCTCCGGTCCCCATTTTATGCGTAATCATCTTAGACACTATGTGGATTGAACAACCCCCCATGCTCTACAGGTCACTTTACCCCGGTTCGCTCTGGCGCATCGGAGACGAAGAGCAGCGGAAAACGATCTACCTCACCTTCGACGACGGTCCCATCCCCGAGGTGACCCCCTGGGTACTGGAGCTACTGGACCGTTATGGCATCAAAGCGACTTTCTTCTGTGTGGGTGACAATGTTCGCAAATACCCCCATCTCTACCGGCAACTGCTGGAGAATGGGCACAAGACCGGCAACCACACCTTCAACCACGTACAGGGTTGGAAGAGCCACACCGCCTTCCTGTTGGAAAATACAGCCAAGGCAGCCGAGTTGATCGACTCCAGACTGTTTCGTCCTCCCCATGGGCATATGCGTGTGGCACAAAACAGCGCTCTGCAGAAAGCGGGATACAGCGTTGTGATGTGGGATGTGGTGACCCGTGACTACAGCCGTTATATGTCACCCCAACAGGTACTCGACAACGTGAAGCGATACACGCGCAACGGCTCCGTCATCGTCTTCCACGACTCTCTGAAAGCTGAGAAAAGAATGAAGTATGCCCTGCCCCGTGCCATCGAATGGCTGCTGGAGGAGGGCTACAAATTCGCCCTGGTGCCGGGCTAACACCCAGCACTGCTCATCATTAAAACCCATGCTTCTGTTCTTATAAGGAATCAAACGCGCTGATGCGCATCCTACCAATGAAAACAACACTTTTTGTCCTCCTCTGCTGCATGATCCTTCCCCTACAGGCACAGATCACAGGAACGGTGACCAACAACGAAAACCAACCTGTTGAATATGTAAACGTAGCATTGTACGCACTTCCCGACACCCTTTTTATCACGGGTGCCGTCACTGACAGCCTGGGTCGTTACCACATACCTGCCCTCAACATGGAAGAGAGCCTGCTGCGCTCTACCATGGTAGGCTACAAAAAGGCCGAAGTAGTGATCAATGCTGCAACACAACCCCTCGAACAACACTTCTTGTTGGAGCCCGATGAGCGATTGCTCCAGGAGCTGGTAGTGGAGGGTGAACGCCCTGTTCTGAAAGCCGAAGCTGGCAAACTAATCTACCATATCGCCCCTCTGGTGCACAATAAACCGGTGACCAACGCCTACGAGGCACTCAAGGAGATCCCCGGTGTGATGGAACGGGATGAGCAACTCACACTGATCGGCACCAGCGGAATGACCATCTTGCTCAATGGACAGAAGAGCTCCTTGAGCTATGAACAGCTGATGAATCTGCTGCGCAGCATTCCTCTGTCGCGCGTGGAGGATGTGGAGATCATGTACAATGCCCCACCGCAGTATAACATTCGGGGAGCCGCCATCAACGTGATCCTCCGACAGGAGATGGATGAAGCGACAACACCCACCTGGCAGGGAGAACTGTCGAGCGGTTATAGCCGCCGTACTCATGGCAGCGAAAACGGACGTGCCAATATCAGCTATGCAGGTAAAGCAACCACCCTCGATGTGTTATACGGCTTTGCCCGTTACAAGATCGCCAGCAGGGAAGAGCTGCAAGCCGACCACCGGCTGCAGGAAGAGAGCTATCGCATCGACCAGCTGAGCGAGGGTGTGAGCCGTATTCGTAACCATAATCTGCGGCTGGCTGCCGACCATCGCCTTCACAATGGCGATGGTATCAGCCTCTCCTATACCGGTCAGTTCGGCGAGAACAGTTCCGACCAGCTTGCGCGCACGGTGATCTCCGGCACGCCGGTAGGTTCCGATATTGCGACGAGCGGTCCCAACACCCGGCACAACATCAAAGGCGATTACCAGTCGCACCGCGGCTTCAAGGCAGGTGTAGAACAGAGCTGGTACCGGAGCCGGTCGCACTACACCTTCCGCAACACCGATGATGCCTCCGCCGGAAGTGACCCGTTCGACCTGCAAAGCATCGGGTCCGCCTCCTCACAATTCATACGTCGCACTTATTTCTATGCCAACCAGACCCATTCGCTGAAAGGTGGCTGGCAGCTCAACTATGGGATGCACTACGTACTGGCACGCACCTCAAACAGTTCCGAGGCGGAGAAGAATGAAGAGGACTATGAGGAGGCTACTTTTCAGAACAAACAAAAAGAGGATATATGGAATCTGTTTGCCGGATTCACCAAATCCTTCACCCCTGCGTTATCTTTGCAGGCTTCGCTGGCAGCGGAGCATTATAAGTCGAGAGAGACTTCTGGCGGCAGAGAACAACTTCTCTGGAACAACCTGGCCTGGTTCCCAACGCTCAACCTGAGTTATACTGCATCAGCATCCCATATCCTCCAGTTTGAGCTATCCTCCGACAAAACCTACCCGCCCTATTGGAGCCTCAATCCCTCCGTGCACCACTTCGGTGCCTACGGTGTGGCCTTCGGCAATCCCCAGTTGCGCCCTATGGACAGCTACAATGCCGGCATTACCTGGATTATCCGACAGAAGTATGTGATCCGTCCTTTCTTCAGTCATGTGACGGACTACTATACCCAGCTCCCCTATCAATCGCCTGACCACCTGCGACAGGAGTTCGTGATGCAGAACTTCGACTTCCGCCAGCAAGCCGGGTTGATGACGGTGCTCCCCTTCAACCTGGGAAAAAGGATCTCGTCGCGCCTCGTGGCCAACGGAATCTACCTGCGGGAGAAAGATGAATCGTTCTACGACATCCCCTTCGACCGTGAAACACTCTATGGCGTGCTACAGTTGAACAGCGACCTCCGCCTCTCTGATCAACCCAACCTGAAAATGAACATCTCCGGTTATTGGGCCACCCCGGGTGCCATTCAGGGCATCTATGACCTGGGCGGTTCAGGCGATCTCTCTGCAGGCATCACCTGGACCTTCAACAACGACCGCGCAAGGCTGGTGCTCAAAGGTGAAGATCTTCTGAAAACACGCACACCCAATGCAACGATCAATTACATGGGACAGAAAAGCTCCCTTGATGTCACGCGCGACTCCCGCACCCTCTCCCTCACCTTTGTCTACCGTTTTGGCGGATACAAGGAGAAAGAACGGGAGGAGCCCGACACCTCACGCTTCGGCATGTAAGCCTCCTGCCTGCATGCCTTTATGTTTTTAAATTATATTTAACTCTTTTATAGTCTGCAATGTATCCACGAAAATGGCATCTTTGAATAGAGCCATATAATGAACAATATGGTTAATCTATGTTAATATTATATTATCAGGTAGTATTATGTATTGCATAGTACAATGTTTAGACATATATTTGCACCGTTCTTTTCATTCAACAAAGAAAAAGCGTAAATTCTGTAACGATTCCTCTCTACAACTAGTCTAAGATGAATCACAAACAATCGAGAAGATGATCGACATCCGTAAATTGCACAAATCCTACCACACCGAAGCACTTTCCCTGCATGTTCTGAAAGGCATTGATCTGAGCATCGAGGCCGGGGAGTATGTATCCATCATGGGGGCATCCGGTTCCGGCAAATCCACCCTGCTTAACATACTGGGTATTCTTGACACCTACGATGCTGGGGACTACCACCTCAATGGATCACTGATCAGGAACCTGAGCGAACGGCAAGCGGCACAATATCGCAACGAAATGATCGGCTTCGTATTCCAGTCGTTCAACCTGATCAACTTCAAGAATGCACTGGAGAATGTAGCGTTGCCCCTCTATTACAAGAAGGTGAGCCGTAAAAAACGCAACATCATTGCCATGGAGCATCTCGACCGCATGGGGCTGAAGGAATGGGCGCATCACCTGCCCAATGAGATGTCGGGTGGTCAGAAACAACGCGTAGCCATAGCCCGTGCCATGATCTCCAATCCCAAGGTGATCCTGGCCGATGAACCCACCGGCGCCCTCGACAGCAAGACCACGGAAGAGGTGATGGAGGTGCTCACCAATCTCAACAATGAGGGCATCACCACCATCATCGTCACGCACGAACGTTCGGTGGCCGAAGCCACCCGGCGCATCATCCACCTCAAGGACGGGATGATTGAATTTGAGACCCGCAAGGAAAACGGCATTCACGAAACAATCCCCTCCCTCAATTACTCATCGTTATGAACGACCACATTCAGGAGATCCTCGATACGCTGAAGAAAAACAAGATGCGGACCGCCCTCACCGGGCTCTCCGTATCGTGGGGCATCTTCATCCTGATCGTGCTGCTGGGTGCCGGCAACGGATTGAAGAACGGGGTGATGCAAAACTTCAGCTCCCGTGCGGTCAACCGCATCAACCTATGGACCGGCACCACCTCCATACCCTACCAGGGACTCAAAACGGAACGCAACCTCAGCTTCACCGAGAGCGAGGTGGAGCTGATTCGTAAGGAGGTGGAAGAGAGCCGCACCATCACCGCCCGCATCAACAGCACCCAGAACATCGCCTACGGCAAGGAGTATGGCTCTTACAGCGTACAGGGTGTGATGCCCGGTTATTACAACATCGAGAAGCTGATCATTGGCAACGGCGAAGGTCGTTTCATCAACCAGCTCGACATGCGCGAACGGAACAAGGTGATCGTTCTCGATAAGAAGATTGCCGACCTGCTTTTCAAAGATGAATCCCCCCTGGGCAAACAGGTGAAAGTGGGGCAACTGATGTTCAAAGTGGTGGGTGTCAACAGCAAGAAGGAACAGTGGGGCGGTTCCAACGCCTACATCCCTTTCACCACGGCACAGACCGTCTTCAACCCCAACCGCAAGTTCTACCAGATCACCTTCACCGTGGAGGGGTTGCACACAGAAGCAGAAAACGACCGGTTCAATGAATCACTCAGGGAGCTGATGGGGCGGCAACTCGATTTCGACCCCAAGGACGATCAAGCACTCTGGGTCAACAACGCACAAAAGGAGTACGTGGAGACCATGAAGATCTTCGGCGGCATCACCTTCTTCGTCGGCATCATTGGTATCCTCACCCTGATCGCCGGCATCGTGGGGGTGAGCAACATCATGCTGGTGTCGGTCAAGGAGCGCACCCGTGAGATCGGCATCCGCAAGGCAATCGGCGCCACACCCATGGCCATCCTGAGAACCATCATCATGGAGTCGATCTTCATCACCACCCTCTTCGGATACATCGGCATGATGCTGGGCATAGGGCTCACCGAACTGATCAACTTCGTGATGATGCAGTCGGCCA
This genomic window from Dysgonomonadaceae bacterium zrk40 contains:
- a CDS encoding DUF1599 domain-containing protein, with amino-acid sequence MDATNQQFDEVTALCREIFSKKLTDYGASWRILRPESVTDQIFIKANRIRSLEVKRESRVQEGIFPEFIGIVNYGIIGLIQLQLGYADSIDVTADRALALYDDYLRKAKELMGAKNHDYDEAWRSMRVSSYTDLILMKIYRTKEIESNQGHTLISEGVDANYMDMINYAIFGLIKLHFGEERA
- a CDS encoding peptidoglycan DD-metalloendopeptidase family protein — encoded protein: MEKGHFFAHARILLPATLMFFTLNAFSQAVPQSPENSRPEVSHKQLHSSNLSDQPGLFADGLKLKLDLSVLEEAEERREEFDPNAIPADDIYGGMWINNSVNIYGSLKNAPDTFIVNLENFTMPASGHMTSNFGRRGSRRYHYGIDIKAQTGDTIYAAFDGKIRVKQYERRGYGYYLVIRHVNGLETVYGHLSKFLVDENDFIRSGQPIGLAGNTGRSFGSHLHFETRFLGKPINPNFIIDFQNKVPHRDEYLVTNSSYKKTTRSSKVTVSSTTNYKEATINTNKYVSGDVKYHRIKQGDTLGAIARKYGVSVSELCEINSISTRTVLRVGKSLRVS
- the ndk gene encoding nucleoside-diphosphate kinase; the encoded protein is MQVTVVLLKPSAVQRGILGEVIARFEKKGIQIVGMKMLCMTDEMVREHYAQLVHKPFFGRIKESMQASPVVAMALKGVDVVNVVRQLAGITNGREAQPGTIRGDYSISVQENIVHASDSPETADRELARFFSESEIFNYPHFLIPYTYANDEL
- a CDS encoding DUF2723 domain-containing protein, giving the protein MNKYKLINNITGWIVFAVAALVYLLTIEPTASFWDCGEFITSAYKLEVGHPPGAPFFMLVGNLFTQFAGDPSRVALMINSMSALMSAFTILFLFWTITHLTRKLLLSSGSALLSKGQIVAVIGSGLVGSLVYTFSDTFWFSAVEGEVYAFSSMLTALVFWLILKWEDNADKPHSDKWLVLIAYIMGLSVGVHLLNLLCIPAIVLVYYYRKTETPTWKGGLLSLLLSFGLIVILMWGIIPGFTKVGGWFELFFVNSLGMSYNTGVIAYLIILVATIAWGLIESSSERRSDKRAHLALFVTLGLTGILFIGGKAWLWLILIATAAYFIFRYKKMSNRFVNLVMSSIMVILVGFSAYALIPIRSSANTPLDLNSPEDIFSLGRYLNREQYGQTPLLHGSTYASQIARNADGTAITSGEKTSYNRVLKTSPDQKDQYIKSTSGSYKYTNSMLFPRMHSNPNNPSFRNHIIGYERWGGVTDRNNKPTFAQNIKFLVNYQINYMYWRYFMWNFAGRQNDIQGDGGITTGNWITGIPFFDEHVLGLGPQDNVAPDIVNNKGHNKYYMLPLLLGIIGIFYQFRLREKGLRSFSIVFLLFFMTGLAIILYLNQTPFEPRERDYAYSGSFYAFSIWVGMGVAGISLFLRKYIRNTATAAAVATAATLFVPLLMVSQNWDDHDRSGRTLARDTGMNYLCGVGENGIIFTNGDNDTYPLWYVQETEGYRTDVRVTNLSFLQTEWYLDQLLRQAYESEPLPIKWSQPAYYGETGTAAFVLTRQEIENVLRQNNIPQVSFGSYYDVNAFSDSLSLKQTMENLREGRNSKINNPFSTGNTQIIPGKLLKLDVDSAMVDWEALHAKPGNSMVINLGDKSALYRQELMILEMLSNINDEQWQRPIHFATTITPSLFMNLQDSNFSLNGLTYQVVPGTPLSGGVNTAAAYDNMMNKFRFGGLEENPDLYLDETNRRMISTFRLYFTQLVNALLDEGENEKALAAIDKANRVMPSSAVPYGTDGLLFARAYYRLGEQEKAEEMINEIRNRINGNLDWFARLKPLQISNTLSDIIYNNINPSLLIAGIYQQYDREMYQVMVDDLLQRAQFFYTQGISYVGDIILREVTDSSVRGFYAVPSGDTITRSLEEETMQKALNMMQQYSPRLLEQYSGKSE
- a CDS encoding polysaccharide deacetylase family protein, with translation MWIEQPPMLYRSLYPGSLWRIGDEEQRKTIYLTFDDGPIPEVTPWVLELLDRYGIKATFFCVGDNVRKYPHLYRQLLENGHKTGNHTFNHVQGWKSHTAFLLENTAKAAELIDSRLFRPPHGHMRVAQNSALQKAGYSVVMWDVVTRDYSRYMSPQQVLDNVKRYTRNGSVIVFHDSLKAEKRMKYALPRAIEWLLEEGYKFALVPG
- a CDS encoding outer membrane beta-barrel protein — protein: MKTTLFVLLCCMILPLQAQITGTVTNNENQPVEYVNVALYALPDTLFITGAVTDSLGRYHIPALNMEESLLRSTMVGYKKAEVVINAATQPLEQHFLLEPDERLLQELVVEGERPVLKAEAGKLIYHIAPLVHNKPVTNAYEALKEIPGVMERDEQLTLIGTSGMTILLNGQKSSLSYEQLMNLLRSIPLSRVEDVEIMYNAPPQYNIRGAAINVILRQEMDEATTPTWQGELSSGYSRRTHGSENGRANISYAGKATTLDVLYGFARYKIASREELQADHRLQEESYRIDQLSEGVSRIRNHNLRLAADHRLHNGDGISLSYTGQFGENSSDQLARTVISGTPVGSDIATSGPNTRHNIKGDYQSHRGFKAGVEQSWYRSRSHYTFRNTDDASAGSDPFDLQSIGSASSQFIRRTYFYANQTHSLKGGWQLNYGMHYVLARTSNSSEAEKNEEDYEEATFQNKQKEDIWNLFAGFTKSFTPALSLQASLAAEHYKSRETSGGREQLLWNNLAWFPTLNLSYTASASHILQFELSSDKTYPPYWSLNPSVHHFGAYGVAFGNPQLRPMDSYNAGITWIIRQKYVIRPFFSHVTDYYTQLPYQSPDHLRQEFVMQNFDFRQQAGLMTVLPFNLGKRISSRLVANGIYLREKDESFYDIPFDRETLYGVLQLNSDLRLSDQPNLKMNISGYWATPGAIQGIYDLGGSGDLSAGITWTFNNDRARLVLKGEDLLKTRTPNATINYMGQKSSLDVTRDSRTLSLTFVYRFGGYKEKEREEPDTSRFGM
- a CDS encoding ABC transporter ATP-binding protein, which gives rise to MIDIRKLHKSYHTEALSLHVLKGIDLSIEAGEYVSIMGASGSGKSTLLNILGILDTYDAGDYHLNGSLIRNLSERQAAQYRNEMIGFVFQSFNLINFKNALENVALPLYYKKVSRKKRNIIAMEHLDRMGLKEWAHHLPNEMSGGQKQRVAIARAMISNPKVILADEPTGALDSKTTEEVMEVLTNLNNEGITTIIVTHERSVAEATRRIIHLKDGMIEFETRKENGIHETIPSLNYSSL
- a CDS encoding ABC transporter permease; the protein is MNDHIQEILDTLKKNKMRTALTGLSVSWGIFILIVLLGAGNGLKNGVMQNFSSRAVNRINLWTGTTSIPYQGLKTERNLSFTESEVELIRKEVEESRTITARINSTQNIAYGKEYGSYSVQGVMPGYYNIEKLIIGNGEGRFINQLDMRERNKVIVLDKKIADLLFKDESPLGKQVKVGQLMFKVVGVNSKKEQWGGSNAYIPFTTAQTVFNPNRKFYQITFTVEGLHTEAENDRFNESLRELMGRQLDFDPKDDQALWVNNAQKEYVETMKIFGGITFFVGIIGILTLIAGIVGVSNIMLVSVKERTREIGIRKAIGATPMAILRTIIMESIFITTLFGYIGMMLGIGLTELINFVMMQSANAAAASDEPQMSVFTNPTVDIGYALFATVVLIIAGVVAGYLPARKAVRVQPIEAMRQE